From one Lycium barbarum isolate Lr01 chromosome 6, ASM1917538v2, whole genome shotgun sequence genomic stretch:
- the LOC132643533 gene encoding histone H2B.2: protein MAPKAEKKPAEKKPTEEKKPKAGKKLPAKDGVDKKKKKAKKSVETYKIYIFKVLKQVHPDIGVSSKAMGIMNSFINDIFEKLAQESSRLARINKKPTITSREIQTAVRLVLPGELAKHAVSEGTKAVTKFTSS from the coding sequence ATGGCTCCCAAGGCAGAGAAGAAACCCGCCGAAAAGAAACCAACTGAGGAGAAGAAACCGAAGGCTGGAAAGAAGCTTCCGGCAAAGGATGGGGTAgataagaagaaaaagaaggcCAAAAAGAGTGTTGAAACCTACAAGATTTACATATTCAAGGTGCTCAAGCAAGTTCATCCAGATATTGGGGTATCTAGTAAGGCTATGGGGATTATGAACAGtttcattaatgatatttttgagAAATTGGCTCAGGAATCTTCAAGATTGGCTAGGATTAATAAGAAGCCTACTATAACATCCAGGGAAATTCAGACTGCGGTTAGATTAGTGCTTCCTGGTGAATTGGCTAAACATGCTGTATCTGAAGGGACTAAGGCAGTAACTAAGTTTACTAGTTCTTGA